Below is a window of Lacrimispora xylanolytica DNA.
ATGGATTGGAAGAAAAGCTGTCTGCCACAAAACTGTTAATATAGCTTCCAAGTGAATTGATAAAAACATTAATCGAAAGAAGCTTAGGACCGATTAAAAAGACACCAAGCATAATAGTAAATGCCAATACGAAATTAATATCGGATAAAAATTTCACTCCTTTATCAATTCCTTTTACTGCTGTACAAGTATAAATCACCATTAAAGTAAAAATAATAATAACTTTTACCATGTCTGTCTTTGGCACCTGAAAAAGGAAATTAAGGCCGGAATTGATCTGCATGGTTCCTTGGCCTAAGGAGGTGGCAAAACCAGCCACTGTGGCAAAAACCGCACATACATCAATTAATTTCCCAATGGGTCCCTTTACCCCTTTTTCTCCCAGTAGAGGAAGAAAGATACTGCTGATCAGACCTGGTGCATTCTTTCTGTACTGAAAATATCCAAGTGACATCCCTATAATGGCATAGGCTGCCCATGGGTGGAATCCCCAGTGCATAAATACTTTTTTCATCGCCAGATTGGCGGCCCCTTCATCTCCCCCAAAGCTCATATAATGAGTGAGTGGCTCTGCGGTTCCCCAGAAAACAAGGCCGATTCCCATACCAGCAGCAAAAAGCATTGCAAACCAGGAACGATTGCTGTATTCAGGTACCGAATCATCCGGCCCTAATTTAATCTTTCCATATTTGCTAAATGCAATGCCCAATGAAAAAACAACAAATACAAACATACAAAATAAGTAAAACCACCCGAAATAAGTAACAAGAAAATCCTTTGCCGCAATGGTCGCTGCTGTAAATACATCATTTGCTAAGAGGCCAAGGGCGATAAATACAGCAGTTATAAATAGCGATATGTAAAAAACAAGGTTTTTCTTCATTTAGGAACCTCCTCCTGAAAGATAAAATTTACACAGAGTTCTACAAACTTTTATTTAAGTGATAGAAAACACTTTGCTCCCGTGTGGAGAAAGTGTTTTCTATTACTTGTTACTTCTGAACTAAATTTTAACTTTAAAGACCTGAGGTTCTTCAATATCACTGGTTAAGGCATCTAATGCGACACCGACTCTGTGGTAACGAAGCTTGAACTGTTCTTCCCTGGTTGTCGCCGGATCTCCCAGCGGATAAGGGATAGAGATGGTTGGAACCAAACGGTTTACTCCAACGGTTTTTGCTACTGGGATTAAGTTCGCCATCTGAACGATGGTAATTCCTTCTCTTTCAATTTCTCTTGTCATTGTTGCACCGCAACGTGTACAAGTCCCTCATGTAGAGGTCAGAATTGCAGCTCTGATCCCATCCTTTTTTAATACTCTTGCAATTTCTTTTCCCATTCTGGAGGCTTCAGCCTGAGTGGTTCCTGTTCCTACCGTAGAGAAAAAGTATTTATAAACTCCACCAATTTTACCTTCTTTTTGATATTTTCTCATGGCATCCAAAGGCACGATTACATCTGAATCGTTATTGGCAGCCGCAGGATCAAAACCGGCATGAATGGTCATGTATTCCCCTTTGACTAAGTCATCGGTCTGGGAAATATCGTATTTGCCCCATTTGGTTGCAGAGGCAGACTGGATCCGGTCCGGATTTCCTACCGGAACAATTCCGCCAGAGGTAAGGAGTGCTACCTCCATAGTGCTTAATTCCTCTGGGGTAATGGCTGGAGCGATGGCAACACGGTCTGACTTTGGTATGGGCAGCTCTGTCTCGTAGGGCTCCCCCTTTACCTTTTTTAGCAGCATGTCAATCACACGGTCTGCTGCTGTAACCGGTGGGTCAAGCCAGATTTGTTCTCTGATTCCTCTTCCAAAGTATCCCTCTTCTGCTGCTGGAAGTAAGGTTTCTCCCTTTAACAGCTTAAGAGCAAATTTAGCCATAGCACTGACGTCTTTTTTCATGCTTGCAGCACTGGCTCCGCCCTTAAATACATACATTTCCTTACGGA
It encodes the following:
- a CDS encoding BCCT family transporter, producing MKKNLVFYISLFITAVFIALGLLANDVFTAATIAAKDFLVTYFGWFYLFCMFVFVVFSLGIAFSKYGKIKLGPDDSVPEYSNRSWFAMLFAAGMGIGLVFWGTAEPLTHYMSFGGDEGAANLAMKKVFMHWGFHPWAAYAIIGMSLGYFQYRKNAPGLISSIFLPLLGEKGVKGPIGKLIDVCAVFATVAGFATSLGQGTMQINSGLNFLFQVPKTDMVKVIIIFTLMVIYTCTAVKGIDKGVKFLSDINFVLAFTIMLGVFLIGPKLLSINVFINSLGSYINSFVADSFSSNPFGDKTWLGSWTIFYWAWWIAWGPFVGTFIARISRGRTIREFVIGVIFAPSIVSFLWFSIFGSLGLNLDKQMIAKAVESTETVLFVVLREYPLGMVFSFIAICLLITFSITSSNSGIFALSMFSSSGDMNPGNGKKILWGALLALLTLVLLMSGGLAALKNSSIIAAFPLAIIMLLACFCLLKALKSEDTKD